The Scomber japonicus isolate fScoJap1 chromosome 9, fScoJap1.pri, whole genome shotgun sequence genome includes a region encoding these proteins:
- the LOC128365399 gene encoding poly [ADP-ribose] polymerase tankyrase-1 isoform X1: MAVSRRSSQQQQQQQQQQQQSTLQSPPRNSSFSGAPPASPPMSLLTSAVGPPEIERECSGGIDMAPASPDLPAPVLASSASSTTTTSGGGGSSSSVSSPGSAATSPTDGSSGVGGAFRELFEACRNGDVSRVKRLVDSVNVNAKDMAGRKSTPLHFAAGFGRKDVVEHLLQTGANVHARDDGGLIPLHNACSFGHAEVVSLLLCQGADPNARDNWNYTPLHEAAIKGKIDVCIVLLQHGADPNIRNTDGKSALDLADPSAKAVLTGEYKKDELLEAARSGNEEKLMALLTPLNVNCHASDGRKSTSQKMLSTPLHLAAGYNRVRIVQLLLQHGADVHAKDKGGLVPLHNACSYGHFEVTELLLKHGACVNAMDLWQFTPLHEAASKNRVEVCSLLLSHGADPTLLNCHSKSAVDMAPTPELKERLTYEFKGHSLLQAAREADMAKVKKTLALEIISFKHPQTNETALHCAVASPHPKRKQVTELLLRKGANINEKNKDFMTPLHVAAERAHNDILEVLQKHGAKVNAVDTLGQTALHRAALAGHIQTCKLLLSYGADPSIVSLQGFTAAQMGNEAVQQILNENVPTRNSDVDYRFLEAAKAGDLDTVQQLCTPQNVNCRDLEGRHSTPLHFAAGYNRVAVVEYLLHHGADVHAKDKGGLVPLHNACSYGHYEVAELLVRHGASVNVADLWKFTPLHEAAAKGKYEICKLLLKHGADPSKKNRDGNMPLDMVKDGDTDIQDLLRGDAALLDAAKKGCLARVQKLCSPENINCRDTQGRNSTPLHLAAGYNNLEVAEYLLEHGADVNAQDKGGLIPLHNAASYGHVDIAALLIKYNTCVNATDKWAFTPLHEAAQKGRTQLCALLLAHGADPTMKNQEGQTALDLATADDIRALLMDAMPPDALPSCFKPQATVVSASVISPASTPSCLSAASSIDNLAGPLTELAAAAAAGSSGVADGATGTDRKEGELAMLDMNISQFMKSLGLEHLRDIFEREQITLDVLADMGHEELKEIGINAYGHRHKLIKGIERLLGGQQGANPYLTFHCANQGTILIDLAPDDKEYQSVEEEMQSTIREHRDGGNAGGVFSRYNIIKIQKVVNKKLRERYTHRQKEIADENHNHHNERMLFHGSPFINAIIHKGFDERHAYIGGMFGAGIYFAENSSKSNQYVYGIGGGTGCPTHKDRSCYLCHRQMLFCRVTLGKSFLQFSAMKMAHAPPGHHSVIGRPSVNGLAYAEYVIYRGEQAYPEYLITYQILKPETAAQSAAGAEQKS; this comes from the exons ATGGCGGTGTCTCGTCGCTCctcgcagcagcagcagcaacaacaacaacagcagcaacaaagtACTTTACAGTCTCCGCCGAGAAACAGCTCTTTTTCGGGAGCTCCTCCGGCCTCTCCGCCGATGTCTCTGCTGACCTCCGCTGTCGGACCACCGGAGATTGAGAGGGAATGCAGCGGAGGCATCGACATGGCTCCGGCCTCCCCGGACCTGCCAGCCCCGGTCCTAGCGAGCAGTGCGAGCTCCACCACGACAACGTCTGGCGGCGGcggtagcagcagcagcgtctcAAGCCCCGGTTCTGCAGCCACGAGTCCCACCGACGGTAGCAGCGGGGTCGGTGGGGCCTTCAGAGAGTTGTTCGAGGCCTGCCGTAACGGAGACGTCTCCAGAGTAAAGAGACTGGTCGACTCGGTGAACGTAAACGCGAAGGACATGGCTGGCCGAAAATCAACTCCCCTTCATTTCGCTGCGG GTTTTGGCAGAAAAGATGTGGTGGAGCATCTCTTGCAGACAGGGGCCAATGTGCATGCCAGGGATGATGGAGGACTCATCCCCCTGCACAACGCTTGCTCTTTCGGCCATGCAGAAGTTGTCAGCCTCCTCTTGTGTCAGGGTGCAGACCCTAATGCCAGAGACAACTGGAACTACACCCCGCTGCATGAGGCTGCCATCAAAGGAAAGATAGACGTGTGCATTG TGTTACTCCAACACGGCGCTGACCCGAACATCCGTAACACTGATGGAAAATCTGCTCTGGATCTAGCTGATCCTTCAGCTAAGGCTGTTCTCACTG GTGAATACAAGAAGGATGAACTTCTGGAAGCAGCAAG GAGTGGAAATGAAGAAAAGCTGATGGCACTGCTGACCCCATTAAACGTCAACTGCCACGCTAGCGATGGCCGGAAG TCAACATCCCAAAAAATGCTG TCTACGCCCCTCCACCTGGCCGCTGGCTACAACCGAGTGCGCATAGttcagctcctcctccagcacGGAGCCGACGTTCACGCCAAGGACAAGGG CGGCCTCGTTCCCCTTCACAACGCGTGCTCCTATGGTCACTTTGAGGTCACAGAGCTTCTACTCAAA CACGGAGCCTGCGTGAACGCCATGGACTTGTGGCAGTTCACTCCTCTCCACGAGGCCGCGTCCAAGAACCGCGTGGAGGTTTGCTCTTTGTTGCTGAGCCACGGCGCCGACCCCACCCTGCTCAACTGCCACAGCAAGAGCGCTGTGGACATGGCCCCAACTCCAGAACTGAAAGAGAGGCTCACCT ATGAGTTTAAAGGTCACTCACTGCTGCAGGCGGCCCGGGAGGCAGACATGGCCAAAGTGAAGAAGACCCTGGCATTGGAAATCATCAGCTTCAAACACCCTCAGACCAACGAGACAGCTCTG CACTGCGCTGTGGCTTCGCCCCATCCTAAGAGGAAGCAAGtgactgagctgctgctgcgtAAAGGTGCCAACATCAATGAGAAGAACAAAGA CTTTATGACTCCCCTGCACGTTGCCGCTGAGAGAGCTCACAACGACATCCTGGAGGTGCTGCAGAAACACGGAGCAAAG GTAAACGCTGTGGACACACTTGGACAGACGGCTCTTCACAGGGCTGCGCTGGCCGGTCACATCCAGACGTGCAAGCTGCTGCTGAGCTACGGGGCCGACCCCTCCATCGTGTCCCTGCAGGGTTTCACCGCCGCACAGATGGGCAACGAAGCTGTACAACAGATTCTCAACG AAAATGTTCCCACACGTAACTCTGATGTGGACTACAGATTTCTTGAGGCAGCCAAAGCTGGGGATCTGGACACAGTGCAA CAACTGTGCACCCCTCAGAACGTCAACTGTCGGGATTTGGAGGGCCGCCACTCCACTCCTCTCCACTTTGCAGCCGGTTACAACCGAGTGGCTGTAGTAGAATACCTGCTGCACCATGGAGCTGATGTCCATGCCAAGGACAAGGG CGGTCTGGTTCCTCTCCACAACGCATGCTCTTACGGTCACTATGAAGTAGCTGAGCTGCTGGTCAGACACGGAGCTTCAGTCAACGTGGCCGACCTGTGGAAATTCACACCGCTTCACGAGGCTGCGGCCAAAGGCAAATATGAGATCTGCAAACTGCTGCTCAAA CATGGAGCAGACCCCTCCAAGAAGAACCGTGACGGCAACATGCCGCTAGACATGGTGAAAGACGGAGACACAGACATCCAGGACCTGCTGAGGGGTGATGCTGCCCTGCTGGATGCTGCTAAGAAGGGCTGTCTGGCCCGGGTCCAGAAACTCTGTTCCCCAGAGAACATCAACTGCAGAGACACCCAGGGCCGCAACTCCACACCGCTCCATCTTGCAG CTGGTTACAACAACCTCGAAGTGGCAGAGTACCTGCTGGAGCACGGGGCCGATGTCAACGCCCAGGACAAAGGAGGCCTCATCCCTCTCCATAATGCTGCTTCTTATGGG CATGTGGACATTGCAGCCCTGCTGATCAAGTATAATACATGTGTGAATGCCACAGACAAATGGGCTTTCACACCCCTCCATGAAGCAGCGCAGAAGGGTCGTACACAGCTCTGCGCCCTGCTGCTGGCTCACGGAGCCGACCCCACCATGAAGAACCAAGAGGGCCAGACTGCCCTGGATCTGGCCACG GCTGACGACATCAGGGCCCTTCTCATGGACGCCATGCCACCAGATGCTCTGCCCAGCTGTTTCAAGCCCCAGGCCACAGTTGTCAGTGCCTCCGTCATCTCCCCCGCCTCCACGCCATCCTGCCTGTCGGCCGCCAGCAGCATAGACAACCTGGCAGGACCGCTCACAGAGCttgccgccgccgccgccgcagGGTCGTCCGGAGTAGCAGATGGAGCCACAGGCACTGATCGCAAGGAAGGAGAAC TGGCAATGCTGGACATGAACATAAGTCAATTCATGAAGAGTCTGGGCCTGGAGCACCTGAGGGACATTTTTGAGAGGGAACAG ATCACCTTAGATGTCCTGGCTGACATGGGCCACGAGGAGCTGAAGGAGATTGGGATTAACGCCTACGGCCACAGACACAAGCTCATCAAGGGTATTGAGAGGCTGCTGGGCGGCCAGCAGG GTGCCAACCCGTACCTGACATTCCATTGTGCCAACCAGGGCACCATCCTGATAGACCTCGCCCCAGACGACAAGGAGTATCAgtctgtggaggaggag ATGCAGAGCACCATCAGAGAGCACAGAGACGGGGGCAACGCAGGCGGCGTGTTCAGCAGATACAACATCATCAAG ATCCAGAAAGTGGTAAACAAGAAGCTGAGGGAACGTTATActcacagacagaaagagatcgCGGACGAGAACCACAACCACCACAACGAGCGCATGCTGTTCCACG GTTCCCCGTTCATCAACGCCATTATCCACAAAGGCTTTGATGAGCGCCACGCTTACATAGGAGGGATGTTTGGAGCCGGGATCTACTTTGCTGAGAATTCCTCCAAAAGCAATCAGTATGTGTACGGCATCGGTGGTGGCACGGGCTGCCCAACGCACAAAGACCGGTCCTGTTACCTGTGCCACAG GCAGATGCTGTTCTGCCGAGTAACTCTGGGAAAGTCTTTCCTGCAGTTCAGTGCCATGAAGATGGCTCACGCCCCCCCAGGACACCACTCAGTGATTGGGCGGCCCAGTGTTAATGGTTTGGCCTATGCGGAGTATGTCATCTACAGAGGAGAGCag GCCTACCCAGAGTACCTCATCACCTACCAGATCCTTAAACCGGAGACTGCAGCCCAGTCTGCTGCAGGAGCTGAGCAGAAGTCATAG
- the LOC128365399 gene encoding poly [ADP-ribose] polymerase tankyrase-1 isoform X2: MAVSRRSSQQQQQQQQQQQQSTLQSPPRNSSFSGAPPASPPMSLLTSAVGPPEIERECSGGIDMAPASPDLPAPVLASSASSTTTTSGGGGSSSSVSSPGSAATSPTDGSSGVGGAFRELFEACRNGDVSRVKRLVDSVNVNAKDMAGRKSTPLHFAAGFGRKDVVEHLLQTGANVHARDDGGLIPLHNACSFGHAEVVSLLLCQGADPNARDNWNYTPLHEAAIKGKIDVCIVLLQHGADPNIRNTDGKSALDLADPSAKAVLTGEYKKDELLEAARSGNEEKLMALLTPLNVNCHASDGRKSTPLHLAAGYNRVRIVQLLLQHGADVHAKDKGGLVPLHNACSYGHFEVTELLLKHGACVNAMDLWQFTPLHEAASKNRVEVCSLLLSHGADPTLLNCHSKSAVDMAPTPELKERLTYEFKGHSLLQAAREADMAKVKKTLALEIISFKHPQTNETALHCAVASPHPKRKQVTELLLRKGANINEKNKDFMTPLHVAAERAHNDILEVLQKHGAKVNAVDTLGQTALHRAALAGHIQTCKLLLSYGADPSIVSLQGFTAAQMGNEAVQQILNENVPTRNSDVDYRFLEAAKAGDLDTVQQLCTPQNVNCRDLEGRHSTPLHFAAGYNRVAVVEYLLHHGADVHAKDKGGLVPLHNACSYGHYEVAELLVRHGASVNVADLWKFTPLHEAAAKGKYEICKLLLKHGADPSKKNRDGNMPLDMVKDGDTDIQDLLRGDAALLDAAKKGCLARVQKLCSPENINCRDTQGRNSTPLHLAAGYNNLEVAEYLLEHGADVNAQDKGGLIPLHNAASYGHVDIAALLIKYNTCVNATDKWAFTPLHEAAQKGRTQLCALLLAHGADPTMKNQEGQTALDLATADDIRALLMDAMPPDALPSCFKPQATVVSASVISPASTPSCLSAASSIDNLAGPLTELAAAAAAGSSGVADGATGTDRKEGELAMLDMNISQFMKSLGLEHLRDIFEREQITLDVLADMGHEELKEIGINAYGHRHKLIKGIERLLGGQQGANPYLTFHCANQGTILIDLAPDDKEYQSVEEEMQSTIREHRDGGNAGGVFSRYNIIKIQKVVNKKLRERYTHRQKEIADENHNHHNERMLFHGSPFINAIIHKGFDERHAYIGGMFGAGIYFAENSSKSNQYVYGIGGGTGCPTHKDRSCYLCHRQMLFCRVTLGKSFLQFSAMKMAHAPPGHHSVIGRPSVNGLAYAEYVIYRGEQAYPEYLITYQILKPETAAQSAAGAEQKS; encoded by the exons ATGGCGGTGTCTCGTCGCTCctcgcagcagcagcagcaacaacaacaacagcagcaacaaagtACTTTACAGTCTCCGCCGAGAAACAGCTCTTTTTCGGGAGCTCCTCCGGCCTCTCCGCCGATGTCTCTGCTGACCTCCGCTGTCGGACCACCGGAGATTGAGAGGGAATGCAGCGGAGGCATCGACATGGCTCCGGCCTCCCCGGACCTGCCAGCCCCGGTCCTAGCGAGCAGTGCGAGCTCCACCACGACAACGTCTGGCGGCGGcggtagcagcagcagcgtctcAAGCCCCGGTTCTGCAGCCACGAGTCCCACCGACGGTAGCAGCGGGGTCGGTGGGGCCTTCAGAGAGTTGTTCGAGGCCTGCCGTAACGGAGACGTCTCCAGAGTAAAGAGACTGGTCGACTCGGTGAACGTAAACGCGAAGGACATGGCTGGCCGAAAATCAACTCCCCTTCATTTCGCTGCGG GTTTTGGCAGAAAAGATGTGGTGGAGCATCTCTTGCAGACAGGGGCCAATGTGCATGCCAGGGATGATGGAGGACTCATCCCCCTGCACAACGCTTGCTCTTTCGGCCATGCAGAAGTTGTCAGCCTCCTCTTGTGTCAGGGTGCAGACCCTAATGCCAGAGACAACTGGAACTACACCCCGCTGCATGAGGCTGCCATCAAAGGAAAGATAGACGTGTGCATTG TGTTACTCCAACACGGCGCTGACCCGAACATCCGTAACACTGATGGAAAATCTGCTCTGGATCTAGCTGATCCTTCAGCTAAGGCTGTTCTCACTG GTGAATACAAGAAGGATGAACTTCTGGAAGCAGCAAG GAGTGGAAATGAAGAAAAGCTGATGGCACTGCTGACCCCATTAAACGTCAACTGCCACGCTAGCGATGGCCGGAAG TCTACGCCCCTCCACCTGGCCGCTGGCTACAACCGAGTGCGCATAGttcagctcctcctccagcacGGAGCCGACGTTCACGCCAAGGACAAGGG CGGCCTCGTTCCCCTTCACAACGCGTGCTCCTATGGTCACTTTGAGGTCACAGAGCTTCTACTCAAA CACGGAGCCTGCGTGAACGCCATGGACTTGTGGCAGTTCACTCCTCTCCACGAGGCCGCGTCCAAGAACCGCGTGGAGGTTTGCTCTTTGTTGCTGAGCCACGGCGCCGACCCCACCCTGCTCAACTGCCACAGCAAGAGCGCTGTGGACATGGCCCCAACTCCAGAACTGAAAGAGAGGCTCACCT ATGAGTTTAAAGGTCACTCACTGCTGCAGGCGGCCCGGGAGGCAGACATGGCCAAAGTGAAGAAGACCCTGGCATTGGAAATCATCAGCTTCAAACACCCTCAGACCAACGAGACAGCTCTG CACTGCGCTGTGGCTTCGCCCCATCCTAAGAGGAAGCAAGtgactgagctgctgctgcgtAAAGGTGCCAACATCAATGAGAAGAACAAAGA CTTTATGACTCCCCTGCACGTTGCCGCTGAGAGAGCTCACAACGACATCCTGGAGGTGCTGCAGAAACACGGAGCAAAG GTAAACGCTGTGGACACACTTGGACAGACGGCTCTTCACAGGGCTGCGCTGGCCGGTCACATCCAGACGTGCAAGCTGCTGCTGAGCTACGGGGCCGACCCCTCCATCGTGTCCCTGCAGGGTTTCACCGCCGCACAGATGGGCAACGAAGCTGTACAACAGATTCTCAACG AAAATGTTCCCACACGTAACTCTGATGTGGACTACAGATTTCTTGAGGCAGCCAAAGCTGGGGATCTGGACACAGTGCAA CAACTGTGCACCCCTCAGAACGTCAACTGTCGGGATTTGGAGGGCCGCCACTCCACTCCTCTCCACTTTGCAGCCGGTTACAACCGAGTGGCTGTAGTAGAATACCTGCTGCACCATGGAGCTGATGTCCATGCCAAGGACAAGGG CGGTCTGGTTCCTCTCCACAACGCATGCTCTTACGGTCACTATGAAGTAGCTGAGCTGCTGGTCAGACACGGAGCTTCAGTCAACGTGGCCGACCTGTGGAAATTCACACCGCTTCACGAGGCTGCGGCCAAAGGCAAATATGAGATCTGCAAACTGCTGCTCAAA CATGGAGCAGACCCCTCCAAGAAGAACCGTGACGGCAACATGCCGCTAGACATGGTGAAAGACGGAGACACAGACATCCAGGACCTGCTGAGGGGTGATGCTGCCCTGCTGGATGCTGCTAAGAAGGGCTGTCTGGCCCGGGTCCAGAAACTCTGTTCCCCAGAGAACATCAACTGCAGAGACACCCAGGGCCGCAACTCCACACCGCTCCATCTTGCAG CTGGTTACAACAACCTCGAAGTGGCAGAGTACCTGCTGGAGCACGGGGCCGATGTCAACGCCCAGGACAAAGGAGGCCTCATCCCTCTCCATAATGCTGCTTCTTATGGG CATGTGGACATTGCAGCCCTGCTGATCAAGTATAATACATGTGTGAATGCCACAGACAAATGGGCTTTCACACCCCTCCATGAAGCAGCGCAGAAGGGTCGTACACAGCTCTGCGCCCTGCTGCTGGCTCACGGAGCCGACCCCACCATGAAGAACCAAGAGGGCCAGACTGCCCTGGATCTGGCCACG GCTGACGACATCAGGGCCCTTCTCATGGACGCCATGCCACCAGATGCTCTGCCCAGCTGTTTCAAGCCCCAGGCCACAGTTGTCAGTGCCTCCGTCATCTCCCCCGCCTCCACGCCATCCTGCCTGTCGGCCGCCAGCAGCATAGACAACCTGGCAGGACCGCTCACAGAGCttgccgccgccgccgccgcagGGTCGTCCGGAGTAGCAGATGGAGCCACAGGCACTGATCGCAAGGAAGGAGAAC TGGCAATGCTGGACATGAACATAAGTCAATTCATGAAGAGTCTGGGCCTGGAGCACCTGAGGGACATTTTTGAGAGGGAACAG ATCACCTTAGATGTCCTGGCTGACATGGGCCACGAGGAGCTGAAGGAGATTGGGATTAACGCCTACGGCCACAGACACAAGCTCATCAAGGGTATTGAGAGGCTGCTGGGCGGCCAGCAGG GTGCCAACCCGTACCTGACATTCCATTGTGCCAACCAGGGCACCATCCTGATAGACCTCGCCCCAGACGACAAGGAGTATCAgtctgtggaggaggag ATGCAGAGCACCATCAGAGAGCACAGAGACGGGGGCAACGCAGGCGGCGTGTTCAGCAGATACAACATCATCAAG ATCCAGAAAGTGGTAAACAAGAAGCTGAGGGAACGTTATActcacagacagaaagagatcgCGGACGAGAACCACAACCACCACAACGAGCGCATGCTGTTCCACG GTTCCCCGTTCATCAACGCCATTATCCACAAAGGCTTTGATGAGCGCCACGCTTACATAGGAGGGATGTTTGGAGCCGGGATCTACTTTGCTGAGAATTCCTCCAAAAGCAATCAGTATGTGTACGGCATCGGTGGTGGCACGGGCTGCCCAACGCACAAAGACCGGTCCTGTTACCTGTGCCACAG GCAGATGCTGTTCTGCCGAGTAACTCTGGGAAAGTCTTTCCTGCAGTTCAGTGCCATGAAGATGGCTCACGCCCCCCCAGGACACCACTCAGTGATTGGGCGGCCCAGTGTTAATGGTTTGGCCTATGCGGAGTATGTCATCTACAGAGGAGAGCag GCCTACCCAGAGTACCTCATCACCTACCAGATCCTTAAACCGGAGACTGCAGCCCAGTCTGCTGCAGGAGCTGAGCAGAAGTCATAG